A window of Fervidobacterium sp. genomic DNA:
TGTCAAATGAATTCGGTATTCCGTATTACAACAGACGTCATTTAACAGAAAGAATAAAACAAGGTGTTATACGGTTTTACTATGTTGTGGATAATAATTTGAATCTCTCTTTAAATGTTGGAAACCATAAACTTTTTTTCCATCCTGGAATTGCAAAGATAAGAATGGAAAATTATAAAAGAGAAGGACATGATTACCTTTTACAGGCTTTACAACCTTCGAAAGATGATATTGTGTATGACGGAACATTTGGACTTGGAATGGACGCAGTCTTTATCTCGCATTTTGTTAAGAAGGTTATAGGTACTGAAGTTTCGGAACATATATTCAGAGTCATTTCATATGGATTGAAAAAATATGTTGCCAAGGATGAATGGATAAACAATGCAATCAAAAAAATTGAACTCTACCATGCAGATATGAAACAGTTTGTGAAAAAACAACAAGACAAGGTATTTGACATTGTTTACTGTGATCCAATGTTTGAAAACCCTATCTTTGAAAGCTCAGCACTTAATCCACTAAGACCATTGGCAAGTTATGACACGTTAACCAACGATGTTTTACAAGATCTTGTAAGAATAGCCAAGAAAAGGGTTGTTATAAAATCATTGATGAAAGATAGATTATTGGAGCGGCTGAACATAAAATTTGACAGGGTTATAATAAGTAAGAAAAATGGTTTGGTTTTTGCATGCATAGATTTAGACTGAAAATTATAAATCCGCAGGGAGGTTAGCTATGGGTTTTTTCGAAAAGCTAAAAGAAGGACTTAGAAAAAGTAGAGATGCATTCTTTAATAAAATAGGGGAAATACTGAAATTTAAAAAGTTTGATTCTCAAACAAAAGAGGAAATAGAAGAACTGTTGATATCAGCCGATGTGGGCGTTGAAGCAACTGAGTATATTATCTCAAAACTTGAAAAGTTGAAGCCAGATGATGCACTTTCAGCGCTTAAAGAGATACTTATAGAAATACTAACTAATAACAACTCATTGAATTCGTCAAGTGATAAGCCTTTTGTAATAAATATAGTTGGTGTTAATGGCTCTGGAAAAACCACGACGTGTGGTAAGCTTGCTCATATGTTCAAAAGCGAAGGAAAGCAAGTCGTTATCGGAGCATGTGATACCTTTAGAGCAGCAGCAATAGATCAACTCAAAGTCTGGGCTGATAGATCGGGCGCAACGTTTATAGCTCACACAGAAGGTGCAGACGCTGCTGCTGTTGCGTATGATAGTGTGAGTCATGCCATTTCAAAATCAAAAGATATTGTGTTGCTCGATACGGCTGGAAGGTTACACAACAAAAAACATCTAATGGACGAATTGCAAAAAATAAATCGTGTTGTGCAAAAGTTAATACCCAGTGCTCCGCATGAAGTTCTTTTGGTATTGGATGCAGTGACAGGGCAAAACGGTTTACAGCAAGCAAAGATATTTAAAGAGGTAGTTAACGTCACTGGAATTGTCTTGACAAAACTTGACGGGACAGCGAAAGGTGGTATAACTATAGCGATTGCGAAAGAACTTGGTATACCTATAAAATTCATAGGTGTGGGGGAAGGGATCGAAGACTTAAAGCCATTTAATCCAAAAGATTTTGTAGAAGCTTTACTATTAACGGATGAAAGGTGAGAAAATGCCAGAAATGTGGGATAAGAAGTACAAATGTCCTCTCTGTGGTGGTACAGTCATGAGTAAGAAAGTCTTTACTGACAAGATAAGGATAAAAAGCTATGATCCTGACCTGAAACCAAACTACGAAGGTATTAATGTGCTTTTGTATTCTATTGTTGTGTGTGAAAATTGCTATTATGCGGCTTTAGAAGGTGATTTTGAATCTCAAATTTCCCCAGTTTATCTTGACGAAATCAAAAATGTGCAGAACCAAGTTAGAATTCCAAGCGATTTATCTTTCTCAAAAGAACGAGATCACAAGGTAGCTATATTGTCGTACGCGATTGCATCCTTGTTTTACAAGGCAAAAAGATTACCATGTAAAGTAGCGGAAATGTTTTTAAGAATTGCTTGGCTTTACAGAGAAATTGAAGATAATGAGAACGAACTTAAAGCTCTTGCCAAAGCCCTTGTGAATTTTGAAGAGTGTTATAGCACATCTCACATTGATGAAGAAAAAGAACCAATGATAGTATTTTATCTTGGTGAGATATCATACAAGCTTGGTAAAATTCAAGATGCAAGAAAATGGTTTTCTTTGCTGGTTACGAAGTATCGAACTTCAAAATCATTCTATGTCAAGGCAGGGAAGGATAGATGGCAGGAGATAAAGGAAGAATAAGAATTTTTTTGCCAGTTTTATTAATTCTCTTTTTTATGTTATCTGGTTGTTTTCCTTTGGGAAATTACCTTGAGTTATCTATGAGCGTGAGTGATATCAACAACCGGGTTGAAAATTTAGAGCAAAAGATAAATCAGAAAAGCCCTACAAGAAACTCTGAAATTTCAGAATTACAAAGAACTGTTTCGAATCTTCAAACTAGTATCCAAACTTTGCAAACAAATGTTGAAAATGTCAAGAAAATTTCCGAGATCGCTGAAAGCTATCTAACACTTGAAAAAAATGTCTCTTCAATAAACAATCAAATTGCGCAAATTTCAAAAGAGATAACAGACTTGGAAAAAGATGTTTCCTCACTTTCATCAAAAACAACTTCAGCGGAGAATAAAATTCAAGAACTTGAAAGGAAATTTTCATTCAAAATTGGCGCTGTAGAAAGCAAAATTGAAGAAATTCAATCTGTTTCAACAACATCAGGAGCCTCATTGATTCAGTTTACAAAGAAAATAGATGATATGGACAAGATTAATACACAACTTTCAAGTAGGATAGGTACTTTGGAAAGTAAAATCCAGGAATTGCAAACAAATATAACAGCATCAAATTCTTCAATGATTCAGCTTACAAAAAAACTTGGTGATTTAGAAAAGGTTACCAACTCAATTGCGAACAAGATGTTGAATGTAGAAAATCAATTGAAAGAGATAGAGAATGTAAAAAAGGAGCTCGATCTTGTTAATATGCGCCTAAGAAATCTGCAAGATGGTATGTCATTTAATTTAACACAGAATGATACACTATTTCTAAAACAACTTCAGCAACAAATTCAAGAAATAAAAGCAGCTATCCAGAGTTTGTCACCTGAAGAATTATTAAGACTTAAGAGTGGTTACATTTACTACGTTGTAAAGCAAGGAGACAATTTAAGCAGCATAGCAAGCGCCTATAACGTAAAGTTAAATGACTTAACATCGATAAACAACATCTCTGATGCTTCAAAGATTTACGTGGGTCAGGTGATAAAAATCCCTGTGAGTGAACCTTCACAATATGTTAGAACACCTGTTAAAATAGTTCCATCGGATATCATCACCTATTTTGGTCAGAACAAAAATGGAATAACAAGCATTGGAATGGATATATATGCACGTGGAAAAGATATATATCCTATCCTACCTGGAAAAATACTAAGTGTTGATAACAATACAGTTAGAATTGATCATGGAAATATGATAATAGCTGTATATGGCGGCGTGAACACATCTGTTAAACCAGGGAGTTTTATCTCAAATACAAAACCCTTAGGACAATGTATTGATGTTTTTCATTTTGAACTATATATAGAAGGCGAACCAAGAGATCCACTCAGACTTTTCACCGAATACAAAGGAGTATTTACTGTAACTTTTTATTCCGAGTGGGATGATGGAAAAGTACCTTCACATCCAACCTTTAGAATTGCAAGGAATGGGAGAGTACCTGAACAGTTTAAAACTATAGCAGTGGATCCAAGTGTTATACCTCTTGGTTCTCTTGTTTATATACCCACTTTAAATAATACTATTTTCATAGCTGAGGATACCGGAAGTGCGATAAAAGGTAATCGAATAGACGTATACGTGAGTGATGTACGTATGGCTTTGAATAACGGGGTATCACCTCATCCAGTTTATATCATATATCCTGAGAAGAATGTACAGTAATGCTCACAAATCTTAGACACAAAGGGAAGTGAAAATATGGCAATTACAATGAAGAGTGAGTATGCAATAAAAATAATGATACTAATAAGTACCGAAAGTAAGCGTGTAAACGCTCGTGAACTTATTCAAAAATGTCATGAAAAACTACCTCTTGAGTTTATAGAGAAAATACTTGCAGAATTGGCAAGAAAAGGTATACTAAGAGCCTATAGAGGCAGAGGTGGAGGCTATGAAATTGGTAAAAGCCCTGAACTAATAACAGTTTATGATATTGTTTCCGCTGTCGACAATCCAACTGATGCTATAAAATGTTTTGTCGATGTAAATGATAAAAATGGTTCGCCTGAAAGTTGTACTGTTAATAAAATTTGGGAATTTGTGCTTGAAAAGATGAGAGATGCATTAAAATCAATAACTCTGAAGGATCTAGTGGACGATTATATTGCGAGGTGCAAAAGTTGAGTAAAAAGGTTGGAATATTGCTGAGCGGAGGAGTGGATAGCGCAGTTGCACTTTATCTACTTTTAGAACAAGGTTACGATGTAATAGCTTATCATATGAAAACTGTTTCAGACGAGCTTTATATAACTAAACAAATTAAACATAAAGTTTGTTGCAGTCCATCAGATACCCACGATGCTCGAATGATTGCGAAAAAATTTAACGTACCATTCAAGATAATCCATGTAGAAGAAATTTTTAAAGAAAAGATAATAAACTATTTTATCAATGAAAACCTCTTAGGACGGACTCCCAATCCGTGTTTTTTTTGCAATGACATTATAAAATTTGGAGTAGTTTTTGAACAAGCAATTTCTGACGGATTAGATTTCATTGCGTCTGGACATTATGCCAGAATTATCGATGGGAAATTATACAGAGCTGTTGATAAAGATAAAGACCAATCTTATTTTTTAGCCTCTATAAGAAAAGAGAAGTTAAACAAGATATTACTTCCAAATGGTGAGTACTCAAAGGATGAGGTAAGAAAAATTGCACAGCGAGTTGGTATACATGTGGCTCAAAAGACCGATTCACAAGACCTGTGCTTTTTGCCAGATAATGACTTTAAAAGCTTTTTCCAGGAACAGGGAATAATAATACAAAAAGGCAACATAATAACCAGCGAAGGCAGAATAATTGGACAACATAGTGGACTTCCATTTTATACAATAGGGCAGAGAAAATTCGGGATAGCAACAGGTCAAAAATATTACGTTAAAACTAAAAATATTGATGGAAACTACATTGTTGTTGCTCCGTTGGAAGAGTTATACCAAAGGGAAATGATAGTTGGTAATGTTAACTTTCTGGATGATTTACCAGAGCAATTTCAAGCTACTGTAAAAATAAGGAAAAAGTTCAACGAAATAAGTTGTTTTGTGAAGAAGTTGGATGGAAAATTAAAAGTTTCATTTGAAGAACATGTCTTTGCAGTTACTCCAGGTCAGATAGCTGTATTTTACAACCAAGACCAGGTTTTATGTGCTGGTGTTATTGAAAAGTGAGAAATTTAACTTAATATTTAAATACGGAATAAGAAAACTTGCAACCTTCAATGTGAAATTTCCAAACTATTTCAAGGAGGCGATCTTTTTGGTTGAAATAATGATCTCAAGTGATGAATTAAAAAAAAGAATAAAAGAATTAGGACAAGAAATAACAAAATATTATAAGGATAAGACTGATATACTTCATGCAGTTTGTGTATTGAAAGGTTCAATACATTTCTTTAGTGAGCTCGTTCAAGATATAGATATGAACGTTGAGTATTCGTTCATTCAAGTATCAAGTTATTCTGGAGTTTCGTCAACAGGAAGGATCCGGGTTAAGAGTTGGATAGATGAACCTATTGAGGGAAGGTATGTAATAGTTGTTGAGGATATTTTAGACACTGGACTTACACTATCTTATATATTAGAGTACCTTAGAAGGTACAGGCCGGCTGATCTGAAAGTGGTTACATTGTTAAGAAAACTTGGAAGGGAATCTAAAGTTGCACCTGACTTTGTTGGGTTTGATATAGAAGATAAATTTGTAGTTGGATATGGACTAGATTGGAATGAGAAATACAGAAATTTACCTTACATTGGTTGGGTTAAGGGAGATTCAGTATGAAAAACTTCCTTTACATAGCCATTATCGTATTTGGAATGGCTGTTGCTTTGTTTGTTTCAACAATATGGGTTGAGATGTTTTTGCGATTTCTTTTTGTTCCAACAGAAGATCCTGTAAACATATTAATCCTTGGTCTTGACAAAGACATAGGGAATACTCGACGTACCGATGTAATACTGGTTACAAGCGTTGATCTAACAAACAAAAAGATCTTAATATCAAGTATTCCGAGGGATTTGATAGTTGATGGTAGAAAAATAAATTCTTATTATCAAAACGAAGGGATTGAAAACTTTAAGAAGCGCATAGAGCTACTTACAGGTATGAAAATTAACAGGTACGTCATCGTTGACTATGATATATTCCAGTACCTCGGAGATGAATTAGGTCCTATAGATGTTTTCGTAGATAGACCAATGCATTACAAAGATGTAGCTCAAAATTTAGAGATTAACTTCTCTCCTGGATATTATAGAATGAATGGAAAACAATTATTAGCTTACTTAAGATTTCGAAAAACAGCGGAAGGAGATATAGGTAGACTTGACAAACAAAGGGTAATTATTGAAAAGCTTGCTCAAAAAGCCATGAGTAAAAACATACTTTCTTTGACAGCTCTTTATAGAGATATAAGAAAACGCACAGAATTAAACGTAGAAGTCGGTGAAATTGTTTACATAGCTTCAAAACTGAGAAGTGGATTTAAGATTGAAAGTATAATGTTCCCATTTTATATAGGACAAGATGGCAATCTGTATATTGATGAAGCAAAACTTCAAAGTTATATGCAATCACTTGCAACCGGTGAAAAAAAAGTGGAAGAAAAGTATAGATGCTATGTTATTAACAATACATCTAAACGTAATTTAGACACCGGAAAAGTTATAGAAGAAATGTTCAAAAATGCCGGTTTTCAACCCAACAAAATTTTCTACGATGGTGTTAATGTTGATTTCAAGAAAAATACAGTACTAATACTCAGAAAAAACGAGACACTCAAGGCTTACGTAGAAAATATAGTTGATAAGACTTTTCCTGGTTCAAATTTTGACGTTGCTTTTGCTGAGGATAGATTAGATTATATAACAAAATACTTAAGTGTAATCGGGGAGTTAACTAAGACCGGAAGACAAGTAGTTTTTCCTATCGATTTTATTATAATTTTAGTTGACATATCGAATTTTGGAGCAAGTTCATCTAAAACTAGTGACACAACTAGTGCGCATAAAAACCAGTAGAGGTGATTTTTTCGAATATGGGTCTTAACCTAAAAAAGTTTATCGCCGTACTTTTACTTGTTACCTTACTTGGCACAGTTTTGCCTCAGCAAAAGCCCCTAACAGAAAATGGTATAAGTGTATTTGGATTTATAGAGAAAATATCTGGAAAGCGAAATTTCGATATAACGGTTAAACTAATATTTGATGTTATAAGTGATGGAAAAAGAAAGCTTTTTTCAACTTACTTTGAAATGAAAATTGTGAATCTTGAAGAGTTCACATTCACTATAAAAGAACCAGAAATATTAAAGGACATCGTAATAAAATACAACGTCTTAACAAGAAAAGCCGAGTACAGTTACCTTAAGTACAAAGTTACAGAAACGTTTAAGGCAGAACTACCTCAAATAAGTGACCTTATTCAGAGTCTTACGGATTTTCTTTCTTCCCCTCTTTTTGAATCAAAAAATGTCAAGGATGGAATAGAATTCCGTCCGAGAAATTTTCAGGTACTTGCAAGGTTCGGTGTACAACCAATCGTGGTACTGTTGAAAATGAAAGATAACGTACCACAAAGTATAGAGATTAGAAACGACAAAACAGATGAAAAAATCACACTGATTTTTGAGAAATTCGTTGTAAGGAGGGAACAATTGTGAAATACAAAGCGCTCTTCTTAATCATCTTACTTTTCTTTGTAGAAACTGTAGTCTTTGCTTTTGTGAACGTCGGAGTAGGTTATAACTTTTCTAAACAGAATAATTGGACTTTTAGAATTGGTTACGAGAGCGATACTTTTGTAGCGAATGCAGACTACGGAATAAATTCTTTTTGGAATATAAACAGCGCATTTTTCTTTAACACCCCAATGTACCTAGGTATAGGTCCCATGTTGAATGTATTCAACAATTTCTCTGATTCTAAAATGAAAATAACCTTCGGACCTTCCATAATACTCAAATACAATAACCGAAACGAACTAAGATTGGGATTTTTGTACGATTTTTCAAATAATTTTCAAATAACAAATCCGTCAGAAAACCTTTATATTCAGTTCAGATATTATGCACCGGATCCTCCAGGTATGAAAATGAAAGATAGATTATATGTGGAGCTGGGTTATTTTTCCCCCAATTTGTTTTTGCTAGTAGGTCTCCTAGAGCCATTCTGATCAAAAAAGTTTTCACTTTCTTGAAAGTTGTAACTTCTATGATATAATATCAGTTGAACCATAACCACTGAAGATAAAAGAGCCGAGGTGGCGGAATTGGCAGACGCGCATGACTCAGGATCATGTGGGATTTCCCGTGCGGGTTCAAATCCCGCCCTCGGCACCAGATGAGAAATCTGTGGGTCGGAATTACCGACCCGGTTTTTTTGTAGTCGCAGCTGTCAAAAATCTACTAAAGATTATTATCTTCGGTGATGAAAGTGTGGTGAAAGATTGGACAAAATATTTTTTTATTCTTATCCACTGATATGTGGTAAAGCTGACGAATTACGTAAATTTCTTGTTCAATCTATCGAAGAAGGTAAGAAAATGTTTGTTGTAACCTTGAACAGTCAAATATTTCTGAAAGCTCAGCAAATACCAGACTATGATGAAGCTTTGAGAAATGCTACATTTCACCTGCCAGATGGAGCAGGGGTTGTTTGGGCTTTGAAAAAGCATTGCAAAGTAAAAACTGATAGAGTACCAGGGATCGACACAATGCTGTACCTTTGTGAAGAGGCAAGGTTGAGAAAGTGGAGAGTATATTTGTTGGGTGCTAAGCCGGATGTAATAAAAAAGGCTACGGAAAGATTATCCGCAAAAGGTATAAATATAGTTGGATACCACCACGGATACTTTGAAGATCAAACACCAGCAAATGAGATAAAAAAACTAAAACCTGATCTTCTGTTTGTTGGTATGGGGGCTCCAAGGCAAGAACTGTGGATTTATCAGCATATGTACCTACCTTTTAAACTAGCAATGGGTGTCGGGGGAAGCTTCGACGTAATAGCAGGTGTTAAAAGGCGTGCACCAAAATTCTTCCAACAGATGAGACTTGAATGGTTTTATCGATGGATTACGGAACCAATTTCTCGTTCACGTGTACCAGTCGACGTTATGAAATTCTTCTTTAAGGTGGTATTAGATGGAAAAAACGGAACTTGTAAAAAATNNNNNNNNNNNNNN
This region includes:
- a CDS encoding class I SAM-dependent methyltransferase; the protein is MFQQTQQVSKNVPETTVIITTSHNGSKYAVNLAKQLSNEFGIPYYNRRHLTERIKQGVIRFYYVVDNNLNLSLNVGNHKLFFHPGIAKIRMENYKREGHDYLLQALQPSKDDIVYDGTFGLGMDAVFISHFVKKVIGTEVSEHIFRVISYGLKKYVAKDEWINNAIKKIELYHADMKQFVKKQQDKVFDIVYCDPMFENPIFESSALNPLRPLASYDTLTNDVLQDLVRIAKKRVVIKSLMKDRLLERLNIKFDRVIISKKNGLVFACIDLD
- a CDS encoding WecB/TagA/CpsF family glycosyltransferase, with protein sequence MDKIFFYSYPLICGKADELRKFLVQSIEEGKKMFVVTLNSQIFLKAQQIPDYDEALRNATFHLPDGAGVVWALKKHCKVKTDRVPGIDTMLYLCEEARLRKWRVYLLGAKPDVIKKATERLSAKGINIVGYHHGYFEDQTPANEIKKLKPDLLFVGMGAPRQELWIYQHMYLPFKLAMGVGGSFDVIAGVKRRAPKFFQQMRLEWFYRWITEPISRSRVPVDVMKFFFKVVLDGKNGTCKK
- a CDS encoding Rrf2 family transcriptional regulator; this translates as MAITMKSEYAIKIMILISTESKRVNARELIQKCHEKLPLEFIEKILAELARKGILRAYRGRGGGYEIGKSPELITVYDIVSAVDNPTDAIKCFVDVNDKNGSPESCTVNKIWEFVLEKMRDALKSITLKDLVDDYIARCKS
- the hpt gene encoding hypoxanthine phosphoribosyltransferase produces the protein MVEIMISSDELKKRIKELGQEITKYYKDKTDILHAVCVLKGSIHFFSELVQDIDMNVEYSFIQVSSYSGVSSTGRIRVKSWIDEPIEGRYVIVVEDILDTGLTLSYILEYLRRYRPADLKVVTLLRKLGRESKVAPDFVGFDIEDKFVVGYGLDWNEKYRNLPYIGWVKGDSV
- the mnmA gene encoding tRNA 2-thiouridine(34) synthase MnmA; this translates as MSKKVGILLSGGVDSAVALYLLLEQGYDVIAYHMKTVSDELYITKQIKHKVCCSPSDTHDARMIAKKFNVPFKIIHVEEIFKEKIINYFINENLLGRTPNPCFFCNDIIKFGVVFEQAISDGLDFIASGHYARIIDGKLYRAVDKDKDQSYFLASIRKEKLNKILLPNGEYSKDEVRKIAQRVGIHVAQKTDSQDLCFLPDNDFKSFFQEQGIIIQKGNIITSEGRIIGQHSGLPFYTIGQRKFGIATGQKYYVKTKNIDGNYIVVAPLEELYQREMIVGNVNFLDDLPEQFQATVKIRKKFNEISCFVKKLDGKLKVSFEEHVFAVTPGQIAVFYNQDQVLCAGVIEK
- the ftsY gene encoding signal recognition particle-docking protein FtsY yields the protein MGFFEKLKEGLRKSRDAFFNKIGEILKFKKFDSQTKEEIEELLISADVGVEATEYIISKLEKLKPDDALSALKEILIEILTNNNSLNSSSDKPFVINIVGVNGSGKTTTCGKLAHMFKSEGKQVVIGACDTFRAAAIDQLKVWADRSGATFIAHTEGADAAAVAYDSVSHAISKSKDIVLLDTAGRLHNKKHLMDELQKINRVVQKLIPSAPHEVLLVLDAVTGQNGLQQAKIFKEVVNVTGIVLTKLDGTAKGGITIAIAKELGIPIKFIGVGEGIEDLKPFNPKDFVEALLLTDER
- a CDS encoding DUF2225 domain-containing protein gives rise to the protein MPEMWDKKYKCPLCGGTVMSKKVFTDKIRIKSYDPDLKPNYEGINVLLYSIVVCENCYYAALEGDFESQISPVYLDEIKNVQNQVRIPSDLSFSKERDHKVAILSYAIASLFYKAKRLPCKVAEMFLRIAWLYREIEDNENELKALAKALVNFEECYSTSHIDEEKEPMIVFYLGEISYKLGKIQDARKWFSLLVTKYRTSKSFYVKAGKDRWQEIKEE
- a CDS encoding LCP family protein; the encoded protein is MKNFLYIAIIVFGMAVALFVSTIWVEMFLRFLFVPTEDPVNILILGLDKDIGNTRRTDVILVTSVDLTNKKILISSIPRDLIVDGRKINSYYQNEGIENFKKRIELLTGMKINRYVIVDYDIFQYLGDELGPIDVFVDRPMHYKDVAQNLEINFSPGYYRMNGKQLLAYLRFRKTAEGDIGRLDKQRVIIEKLAQKAMSKNILSLTALYRDIRKRTELNVEVGEIVYIASKLRSGFKIESIMFPFYIGQDGNLYIDEAKLQSYMQSLATGEKKVEEKYRCYVINNTSKRNLDTGKVIEEMFKNAGFQPNKIFYDGVNVDFKKNTVLILRKNETLKAYVENIVDKTFPGSNFDVAFAEDRLDYITKYLSVIGELTKTGRQVVFPIDFIIILVDISNFGASSSKTSDTTSAHKNQ